The Gillisia sp. Hel_I_86 genome has a segment encoding these proteins:
- the ltrA gene encoding group II intron reverse transcriptase/maturase: MIFKEKQKSQPIDKRQVMEAFKKVRSNKGASGVDKVSISEVSARPMKYLYPVWNRLASGSYFPKPVREVEIPKADGRIRKLGIPTVQDRTAQMVIREELEQLADKRFSKSSFGYRPNKSAHQAIKQCRENCMAMDWAIDLDIKSFFDEIDHDLMLKALGHFTKEKHIHLYVTRWLKASVQKKDGSVHPRSKGTPQGGVISPLLANIFLDVVFDKWIEQHHPEVKFERYADDIIIHCANFKQALRTLEAVKARFEQCKLQIKKGKSNIVYCKRNQKKHPPFKVHYVTFSFLGFTFKPRMVKGYYGNFHLGFTPAISRQSQKRINQTLFKMKLHRMVHLRLPDLAGIIANKVRGWIHYYGKVRMSELHYVFRFLNMRLAKWVRNKYRRFRRKHWFFAYKWLQETAKQFPNLFVHWQYGFTP; encoded by the coding sequence ATGATTTTCAAAGAGAAACAAAAGTCGCAACCGATAGATAAGCGACAGGTAATGGAAGCCTTTAAGAAGGTACGCAGTAACAAGGGTGCATCGGGTGTCGATAAAGTATCGATTTCCGAAGTGTCCGCTCGCCCTATGAAATACCTTTATCCCGTATGGAACAGGTTAGCGAGTGGAAGTTACTTTCCCAAGCCCGTTCGCGAAGTAGAAATACCCAAAGCAGATGGCAGGATACGGAAACTGGGCATCCCGACGGTACAAGACCGAACGGCTCAAATGGTAATTAGAGAGGAGCTGGAGCAGCTTGCAGATAAGCGGTTCAGCAAAAGTTCCTTTGGCTATCGACCGAACAAATCGGCGCACCAAGCCATAAAGCAATGCAGGGAAAACTGTATGGCGATGGATTGGGCAATAGATTTGGACATCAAGAGTTTTTTTGATGAGATAGACCACGATTTAATGCTCAAAGCATTGGGTCACTTTACCAAAGAGAAGCACATTCACTTGTACGTGACACGTTGGTTAAAAGCCAGTGTCCAAAAGAAAGATGGGAGTGTTCATCCCCGTAGCAAAGGCACACCACAGGGAGGTGTTATAAGCCCATTATTGGCAAACATTTTCCTAGACGTTGTTTTTGACAAATGGATTGAACAGCACCATCCCGAAGTAAAGTTTGAACGATATGCAGATGATATTATCATCCATTGTGCAAACTTCAAACAAGCCCTGCGGACTTTGGAAGCGGTAAAAGCCAGATTTGAGCAATGCAAGTTGCAGATAAAGAAAGGCAAGAGCAATATTGTTTATTGCAAGCGCAACCAAAAGAAGCACCCACCGTTCAAGGTCCACTATGTAACCTTCAGTTTTTTAGGTTTTACATTCAAACCAAGAATGGTAAAGGGCTACTACGGGAACTTTCATTTGGGTTTCACGCCCGCCATCAGCCGCCAAAGTCAAAAGCGAATCAATCAAACCTTGTTCAAGATGAAACTGCACCGTATGGTTCACTTGCGCCTGCCCGATTTGGCAGGCATTATAGCGAACAAAGTACGAGGGTGGATTCATTATTACGGCAAGGTGCGAATGAGCGAACTACATTATGTGTTCCGCTTTTTGAATATGCGACTGGCTAAATGGGTACGCAACAAATATCGGCGATTTAGGCGTAAACATTGGTTCTTTGCCTACAAATGGTTACAGGAGACTGCCAAGCAGTTTCCCAATCTATTTGTGCATTGGCAATATGGTTTTACGCCTTAG
- a CDS encoding RNA polymerase sigma factor translates to MEKQKTIFLSALQENQDKLYRICSIYSVSSEDSKDLFQEVLVHIWNSMSSFKGNSSIATWMFRIALNVCLRFKSKYAKTQNRFIRLDSMTISNLGSEEGNEKNNEKIIALRKCVKKLNEGDKAIIALYLEGLAYREISDILGLSENHIAVKIKRIKSKLFNCINEIL, encoded by the coding sequence ATGGAAAAACAGAAAACCATATTTCTTTCTGCTTTGCAAGAAAATCAGGATAAGTTATATAGAATTTGCTCTATTTATTCAGTTAGTAGTGAAGATTCGAAAGACCTTTTTCAGGAAGTTTTAGTTCACATATGGAATTCGATGAGTTCATTTAAAGGTAATTCTTCTATTGCCACTTGGATGTTTAGAATAGCATTAAATGTTTGTCTTCGTTTTAAATCTAAATACGCAAAGACCCAAAATCGATTTATAAGATTAGATAGTATGACTATTTCTAATTTAGGTTCGGAAGAGGGAAATGAAAAAAATAATGAAAAAATAATAGCTTTAAGAAAGTGTGTCAAAAAATTGAATGAAGGAGATAAAGCAATAATTGCTCTGTACTTGGAAGGATTAGCATACCGAGAAATTTCAGATATACTTGGATTATCTGAAAATCACATAGCCGTAAAAATCAAGCGGATAAAATCAAAATTGTTTAACTGCATAAATGAAATATTATGA
- a CDS encoding type II toxin-antitoxin system VapC family toxin, protein MKYLLDTNICIHFFRGKFNLIEKFQEVNLDNCAISEITLAELIFGAENSSNSKKNLKLIDNFSEQVKILPIFNSINIYAKEKVRLRKKGEMISDFDLLIGSTAIANELIMVTENTKEFKRIKEIKIENWINR, encoded by the coding sequence ATGAAATATCTCTTGGATACTAATATTTGTATTCACTTCTTCCGTGGAAAGTTCAATTTAATTGAGAAATTTCAAGAAGTTAATCTTGATAATTGTGCTATTTCAGAAATAACGTTAGCAGAATTGATTTTCGGAGCTGAAAATAGTTCGAACTCAAAAAAGAACTTAAAACTAATCGATAATTTTTCGGAACAGGTAAAAATTTTACCAATTTTCAACTCGATTAATATTTATGCAAAAGAAAAAGTTCGGCTGAGAAAGAAAGGAGAAATGATTAGCGATTTTGACTTACTTATTGGTTCTACTGCGATTGCAAATGAACTGATAATGGTTACAGAAAATACCAAAGAATTCAAAAGAATAAAAGAGATCAAAATTGAGAATTGGATTAATCGTTAG
- a CDS encoding IS1595 family transposase translates to MEQRFKSLSLFEFQERYSSKGDCLAYLAELKWGNGFLCRKCGHGKSCKGVPAASRQCTSCNYTESPTANTLFHMVKFDLVKAFYIVYFVATNKKGITSTELSRKLELRQKTCWSFKRKVMKAMKSSGDHPITGTAEVDETVFGGQEEGVRGRKNGSKKLVVVGIQKKKKGVSRLYAREISHADAASLGDFMKHHIAVDANVTTDQWSGYGPLAKVFENLVQIPSGKKGPNFPDLHRAIMNLKGWLRGMHHHVWDLQDYLDEYCYRFNRSFMKEGIFENLMIRMVNASPCLIKNISN, encoded by the coding sequence ATGGAGCAAAGATTTAAAAGCCTATCTCTTTTCGAGTTTCAGGAACGGTATTCCTCGAAAGGAGACTGCCTCGCCTATTTGGCAGAGCTAAAATGGGGCAACGGTTTTTTATGCCGTAAATGCGGGCATGGGAAATCCTGTAAGGGCGTGCCAGCTGCTTCGCGGCAGTGCACCAGTTGCAATTATACGGAGTCCCCGACTGCCAACACACTTTTTCATATGGTCAAGTTCGATCTTGTCAAGGCGTTCTACATAGTCTATTTCGTGGCCACAAACAAAAAGGGCATCACCTCTACCGAACTCAGCCGAAAATTGGAGCTTAGGCAAAAGACCTGCTGGTCTTTCAAGCGCAAGGTCATGAAGGCCATGAAAAGCTCTGGAGACCACCCCATAACCGGAACCGCCGAAGTGGACGAAACAGTCTTTGGTGGACAGGAAGAGGGGGTGCGTGGAAGAAAAAATGGGAGCAAAAAGCTCGTGGTAGTTGGTATTCAGAAAAAGAAAAAGGGCGTTTCAAGGCTCTACGCCCGAGAGATATCCCATGCCGATGCAGCATCGCTGGGTGATTTCATGAAGCATCATATCGCTGTAGATGCCAATGTGACCACTGACCAATGGTCAGGTTATGGCCCCTTGGCCAAGGTCTTCGAGAATCTAGTGCAGATCCCGTCGGGAAAGAAAGGACCCAATTTCCCCGATCTCCATAGGGCTATAATGAACCTCAAGGGATGGCTCAGGGGAATGCACCACCACGTCTGGGACCTTCAGGACTATTTGGATGAGTACTGCTATAGGTTCAACCGAAGCTTCATGAAGGAAGGAATATTCGAAAATCTTATGATACGAATGGTAAACGCATCGCCATGTCTTATAAAAAATATTAGTAATTAA
- a CDS encoding NUDIX hydrolase: MKSSEKSIIDKIALIIIKDGQVLSTKSKGKSKYYFPGGKREIGESDEQTLIREIREELSVEIVPNSHNYIGTFKAQSDGMKDGIIVKMTCYSADFNGTLKENNEIEEIKWLNYADINTVSAVDKIIFDFLKKKGELE; the protein is encoded by the coding sequence ATGAAAAGTTCTGAGAAGTCTATAATTGATAAAATTGCACTTATAATAATAAAAGACGGTCAAGTTTTGAGCACTAAATCCAAAGGAAAAAGTAAATATTATTTTCCTGGAGGTAAAAGAGAAATCGGAGAATCAGATGAACAAACTTTGATTAGAGAAATTCGTGAAGAATTGAGTGTTGAAATCGTGCCAAACTCTCATAACTACATCGGAACATTTAAAGCTCAGTCTGACGGAATGAAAGACGGGATAATAGTAAAAATGACTTGTTATTCAGCAGACTTTAATGGTACTCTGAAAGAGAATAATGAAATTGAAGAAATTAAATGGTTGAACTACGCAGACATAAATACAGTTTCCGCCGTTGATAAAATAATTTTTGATTTTTTAAAGAAAAAAGGAGAGTTAGAGTAA
- a CDS encoding IS110 family transposase yields MQTQSTQFDFTGQKIYVGIDTHLKSWNVTVMMDPYYQKTFSQNANAKTLFNHLQENYPGGSYFSAYEAGFAGFMPHYRLMGLGIESIVVNPADIPTTGKEKVQKNDSRDSKKIARSLKNGELTPIYVPSLQTLADRSLVRLRKTIARDLAKTKTQIKSFLYCNGIDIPEELSKDNWTRKFIKWLTEMEIGPFRETLDGHLAKYHYFYAQKLDINRKVKALSVTARYRENMELLQSIPGVGYITAITFLTEIENIKRFKSLDRLCSFIGLVPSTNSSGGNERIGEITPRGHRILRDIMIEASWKAIGKDPALGATYSKLGHRMKPNKAIIRITKKILSRMRFVLNNQTRYELGYK; encoded by the coding sequence ATGCAGACACAAAGTACACAATTCGACTTCACCGGCCAAAAAATTTATGTAGGCATCGACACGCACCTTAAGAGCTGGAATGTAACGGTTATGATGGATCCTTATTACCAGAAAACCTTTTCACAAAATGCGAATGCTAAAACCCTCTTCAACCATCTACAGGAGAATTATCCCGGAGGTAGTTACTTTAGTGCTTATGAAGCTGGCTTTGCGGGTTTTATGCCTCATTACCGTTTAATGGGCCTGGGTATTGAATCTATTGTGGTGAACCCTGCAGATATTCCCACGACCGGAAAAGAAAAGGTTCAAAAGAATGATTCGAGGGATAGTAAAAAAATCGCCCGTTCGCTAAAGAACGGTGAATTGACCCCAATTTATGTTCCCTCGCTCCAGACCCTGGCGGATAGGAGCCTTGTTCGCTTGAGAAAAACGATTGCCAGGGACCTGGCAAAAACAAAGACGCAGATCAAATCTTTCCTTTATTGCAACGGGATCGATATTCCGGAAGAGTTGAGCAAGGATAACTGGACCAGGAAATTCATCAAATGGCTTACAGAAATGGAGATTGGCCCTTTCAGGGAAACCCTGGATGGTCATTTAGCTAAGTACCATTACTTTTATGCGCAAAAGCTCGATATAAACCGAAAAGTCAAGGCACTTTCTGTCACTGCCCGGTATAGGGAAAATATGGAACTTCTACAATCCATACCGGGAGTAGGTTATATCACGGCCATAACTTTCCTCACAGAGATAGAAAACATAAAAAGGTTCAAAAGCCTGGACAGGCTATGCAGTTTTATAGGTTTGGTACCGTCTACCAATTCTTCCGGAGGAAACGAAAGAATCGGAGAAATCACTCCCAGAGGGCATCGTATTCTCAGGGATATTATGATAGAAGCCTCCTGGAAGGCAATAGGAAAAGATCCGGCCCTGGGAGCCACCTATTCAAAACTTGGCCATAGAATGAAACCCAATAAGGCGATCATACGCATTACCAAAAAAATATTGAGCAGGATGAGATTCGTCCTGAATAACCAAACCCGATATGAACTGGGATATAAATAA
- a CDS encoding IS1182 family transposase: MKFIIPKDRKQASLFPVSLDEAIDQENEVRAIDVFVDGLDLEKMGFKVHFPEGGRPAYHPATLLKLFLYGYMNRLRSSRILERECKRNMEMMWLLGQLAPDHNTIANFRKNNPKAIKHVFRATVELAMNFKLIGGRIIAGDSTKLRAQNSKKNNFNEKKIKRHLEYIDNKLDQYNQDLAKADGETEKQEVQKEIRKHAQRRENYTKLKKQLEQTGEEQISTSDGESRHMVLRGNITEVAYNVQSTVDGLHCIPIDYQVTNRNDSKAMGDMIRRSKAILRNNTFTALFDKGYHTGSELETAQKLGIKTMVAIPAPASTAPHPDYNLQNFIYDQQQDQYTCPQGHALKTNGNFYTNHQGKPNQSKFKQYKTKACKGCPVRDLCTRAKNGRLLARNVFAPFYEENRKNMEQEKELYRRRQAIVEHPFGTMKRQWGFDHILTKKGKKRASADVGFIFIAYNLKRIINLIGHKALQEGSNTLFDKILGLIARFYRFLRTSFLFQYNAKFCWHHAIQP; encoded by the coding sequence ATGAAATTCATTATACCCAAAGACCGTAAACAAGCCAGCCTGTTCCCAGTTTCCCTGGATGAAGCCATTGACCAAGAAAACGAAGTCCGAGCCATTGATGTGTTCGTTGATGGCCTCGATCTTGAAAAGATGGGCTTCAAGGTACATTTCCCCGAAGGCGGAAGGCCGGCCTATCATCCAGCAACGCTCCTGAAATTGTTCCTATATGGATATATGAACCGCCTGCGTTCTTCCAGGATCCTCGAGCGCGAGTGCAAACGAAATATGGAGATGATGTGGCTCCTTGGCCAACTTGCCCCCGACCACAACACCATTGCCAATTTCAGAAAAAACAACCCCAAGGCCATCAAACACGTGTTCCGCGCCACGGTGGAACTGGCCATGAACTTCAAACTGATCGGCGGTAGGATCATTGCCGGGGACAGTACCAAACTGCGTGCACAGAACAGTAAAAAGAACAATTTCAACGAAAAGAAGATAAAACGCCACCTGGAATATATCGACAACAAACTCGATCAGTACAACCAGGACCTGGCAAAGGCCGATGGGGAGACTGAAAAACAAGAGGTCCAAAAAGAAATACGAAAGCATGCCCAGCGAAGGGAAAATTATACAAAGCTCAAAAAACAACTGGAGCAGACCGGGGAAGAACAAATTTCAACTTCCGATGGGGAAAGCCGCCATATGGTCCTGCGGGGGAACATTACCGAGGTGGCCTATAACGTACAGTCCACTGTGGACGGCCTGCACTGCATCCCTATTGATTACCAGGTCACCAACCGAAATGACTCCAAGGCCATGGGCGATATGATAAGAAGGTCCAAGGCCATACTCAGGAACAATACCTTTACAGCACTCTTTGACAAAGGCTACCACACAGGATCGGAACTCGAAACCGCTCAAAAGCTCGGTATCAAAACAATGGTGGCCATTCCCGCGCCCGCATCCACGGCACCACACCCGGATTACAACCTACAGAATTTCATTTACGACCAACAACAGGACCAGTATACCTGCCCACAGGGACACGCCCTGAAGACCAACGGCAACTTTTATACAAACCATCAAGGCAAGCCCAACCAAAGTAAGTTCAAACAATACAAAACAAAGGCCTGTAAGGGGTGCCCCGTGCGAGACCTGTGCACCAGGGCAAAAAATGGAAGGCTCCTTGCCCGGAATGTCTTTGCGCCATTCTACGAGGAGAACCGAAAAAACATGGAACAAGAAAAAGAACTCTACCGCCGCAGGCAGGCCATTGTGGAACACCCATTTGGAACCATGAAAAGGCAATGGGGGTTTGACCATATCCTTACCAAAAAAGGAAAGAAAAGGGCCTCTGCAGATGTAGGCTTCATCTTTATTGCCTACAACCTCAAAAGGATCATTAACCTGATAGGCCATAAAGCCCTACAAGAAGGTAGCAATACCTTGTTTGATAAAATTTTGGGCTTAATAGCGCGATTTTACCGCTTTTTAAGAACTAGTTTCCTTTTCCAATATAACGCAAAGTTTTGCTGGCACCATGCCATACAGCCTTAA